The Glycine soja cultivar W05 chromosome 3, ASM419377v2, whole genome shotgun sequence genome window below encodes:
- the LOC114406066 gene encoding TMV resistance protein N-like isoform X3: protein MSSASSYDSDLHDEEMEMDFLRERYEEDNRSYDVFLSFRGEDTRASFTSHLYTALHDAGVFVFKDDETLPRGNKISPWLQLAIEESRVSVVVFSRNYAESRWCLKELEKIMECHRTTGHVVVPVFYDVDPSEVRHQTGHFGTAFRNLENRLLKVEVEGLQRWWETLAEAAGISGLSVVRYCNLRREVGDKICLLAQHWREALREAAGILGDSVSDLGEMDIASKIDYFVERWRDGLCVATRIPWRGMLIAEKLIDLLVKHWRETLCEALCEAVGFSDGADLYYSREIEMVYKIEQLVVNWSTALCEAAGSISGGAHLNSKGGKFANEISLLMKHWREAHCEHSGIPLAFLLNFSVEEEIIRDFKDLMMSWKEALREAAGISRVVVLNYRGKVKIAAKEINILVKHWAEALCEAASISGIVVLNSRNESEAIKTIVENVTRLLDKTELFVADNPVGVEPRVQEMIELIDQKQSNDVLVLGMWGMGGIGKTTIAKAIYNKIGRNFEGKSFLAHIREVWEQDAGQVYLQEQLLFDIEKDTNTKIRDVDSGKVMLKERLRHKRVLLILDDVNNLHQLNVLCGSREWFGSGSRIIITTRDMHILRGRRVDKVFRMKGMNEDESIELFSWHAFKQASPREDFIELSRNVVAYSAGLPLALEVLGSYLFDMEVTEWKNVLEKLKKIPNGEVQEKLKISYDGLTDDTEKGIFLDIACFFIGMDRNDVIHILNGCGLCAENGIRVLVERSLVTVDYKNKLGMHDLLRDMGREIIRSKTPMELEERSRLWVHEDALDVLSKETGTKAIEGLALKLPRTNTKCLSTKAFKEMKKLRLLQLAGVQLVGDFKYLSKDLRWLCWHGFPLACIPTNLYQGSLVSIELENSNVNLLWKEAQNMATSDGGGCLLPGDSYPDWLTFNSEGSSVTFEIPQVKGRNLKKMMCHVHYSSPENITSDGLKNLLVINHTKAIIQLYKRNALVSFEDEEWQGVLSKIEPANKVQIVVVFWSKLTVYKTTIYLIYEPMNEKIEHSRARNKNVMDSSGDENECVVGTISLQVESIYKPTNDIMEHCHASNKNAIVSSSDENACVVRPFSPQVESIDDLRCVSKKGLIKRLLNKLLSCEYFCNANSENMKNQG from the exons ATGTCTTCTGCCTCCAGTTACGACTCTGATCTCCATGATGAGGAGATGGAGATGGACTTTCTGCGTGAACGGTATGAGGAGGACAACAGAAGCTATGATGTGTTTTTAAGTTTCAGAGGGGAAGACACGCGTGCTTCTTTCACTTCACATCTCTATACCGCTCTTCACGACGCGGGAGTCTTTGTTTTCAAGGATGATGAGACACTTCCAAGGGGAAATAAAATTTCACCCTGGCTGCAGTTAGCAATCGAAGAGTCTCGAGTTTCTGTTGTTGTTTTCTCTAGAAACTATGCAGAGTCGCGGTGGTGTTTGAAAGAGTTGGAGAAAATAATGGAGTGTCATAGAACAACAGGGCATGTGGTAGTGCCAGTGTTCTATGACGTAGATCCCTCTGAAGTACGCCATCAAACAGGCCACTTTGGAACAGCATTTCGAAACCTTGAGAACAGACTTTTAAAAGTGGAAGTGGAAGGGCTGCAACGATGGTGGGAGACGCTTGCTGAGGCCGCTGGCATCTCAGGGCTTTCTGTTGTCCGATATTGCAA TCTTAGAAGGGAGGTTGGTGATAAGATATGTCTCCTCGCGCAGCATTGGAGGGAGGCACTTCGTGAGGCTGCTGGCATCTTGGGGGATTCAGTCTCAGATTTGGG AGAAATGGACATTGCTAGTAAAATAGACTACTTTGTGGAGCGTTGGAGGGACGGACTTTGTGTTGCCACTCGCATCCCGTG GAGAGGAATGTTGATTGCTGAAAAGTTAATAGATCTCCTTGTGAAGCATTGGAGGGAAACACTGTGTGAGGCACTTTGTGAGGCTGTTGGTTTCTCAGATGGTGCAGACTTATATTACAG TAGAGAAATTGAGATGGTTTATAAAATAGAACAGCTTGTGGTGAATTGGAGTACGGCACTTTGCGAGGCTGCAGGTAGCATCTCGGGGGGTGCACACCTAAATTCCAA AGGAGGGAAGTTTGCTAATGAGATAAGCCTCCTCATGAAGCATTGGAGGGAGGCACATTGTGAGCATAGTGGCATCCCATTGGCTTTCCTCTTAAATTTCAG TGTTGAAGAGGAGATCATAAGAGATTTTAAGGACTTAATGATGTCTTGGAAGGAAGCACTTCGTGAGGCTGCTGGCATCTCGAGGGTTGTAGTCCTAAATTACAG GGGAAAAGTGAAGATTGCTGCTAAAGAGATAAACATCCTCGTGAAACATTGGGCAGAGGCACTTTGTGAGGCTGCTAGCATCTCAGGGATTGTAGTCCTAAATTCCAG gaaTGAAAGTGAGGCTATCAAAACCATTGTTGAAAACGTTACGCGTTTGTTAGACAAGACAGAGTTGTTCGTTGCTGATAATCCAGTCGGCGTAGAACCACGAGTCCAGGAAATGATTGAACTAATAGACCAAAAACAATCAAATGATGTTCTAGTACTCGGGATGTGGGGGATGGGAGGCATTGGTAAAACGACTATTGCAAAAGCCATTTACAATAAGATTGGCCGCAATTTTGAGGGAAAAAGCTTCCTCGCACATATTAGGGAAGTTTGGGAGCAAGATGCTGGTCAAGTATATCTACAAGAACAACTTCTATTTGATATCGAAAAAGACACAAACACAAAGATACGTGATGTTGATTCAGGAAAAGTTATGTTGAAAGAACGACTTCGCCATAAAAGGGTACTTCTTATACTTGATGATGTAAATAATTTGCATCAATTGAATGTTTTGTGTGGAAGTCGTGAATGGTTTGGTTCAGGGAGTAGAATAATCATCACAACTAGAGATATGCATATACTTAGAGGGAGAAGAGTTGACAAAGTGTTCAGAATGAAAGGGATGAATGAAGATGAATCTATTGAGCTTTTTAGTTGGCATGCATTTAAGCAAGCAAGTCCAAGAGAAGATTTTATTGAACTTTCTAGAAATGTAGTTGCTTATTCTGCGGGATTGCCACTAGCTCTTGAAGTCCTTGGGTCCTATTTGTTTGATATGGAGGTTACAGAGTGGAAGAATGTATTGGAGAAACTCAAGAAAATTCCTAATGGTGAAGtacaagagaaattaaaaataagctaTGATGGTTTAACTGATGATACAGAGAAAGGAATATTCCTTGATATAGCTTGTTTCTTTATAGGAATGGACCGGAATGATGTTATACATATATTAAATGGTTGTgggctttgtgcagaaaatggAATACGTGTCTTGGTAGAAAGAAGCCTTGTAACTGTAGATTATAAGAACAAGCTTGGAATGCATGATTTGCTGCGAGACATGGGAAGAGAAATCATTCGTTCAAAAACACCAATGGAGCTTGAGGAGCGTAGTAGGTTATGGGTTCATGAAGATGCGCTTGATGTATTATCAAAAGAAACT GGAACAAAAGCTATTGAGGGACTGGCTTTGAAGTTACCAAGAACTAATACAAAATGTTTGAGCACTAAAGCTTTTAAGGAGATGAAAAAACTCAGGTTGCTTCAACTTGCTGGTGTACAACTGGTTGGAGATTTCAAGTATCTTTCCAAAGATCTTAGATGGCTTTGTTGGCATGGATTTCCTTTAGCATGCATACCAACAAACCTTTATCAAGGAAGTCTAGTTTCCATTGAGCTAGAAAACAGCAATGTTAATCTTTTGTGGAAAGAAGCCCAg AATATGGCTACTAGTGATGGTGGTGGTTGTTTGCTCCCCGGTGATAGCTATCCTGATTGGTTAACCTTCAACAGCGAAGGTTCATCCGTGACTTTTGAAATCCCTCAAGTGAAAGGGCGTAACTTGAAGAAAATGATGTGCCATGTCCATTATTCTTCCCCGGAAAATATAACTTCAGATGGTTTGAAAAATTTGTTGGTGATAAATCACACAAAGGCCATCATTCAACTTTATAAGAGAAATGCATTAGTCTCCTTTGAAGATGAGGAGTGGCAGGGGGTACTATCAAAAATAGAGCCTGCAAACAAAGTGCAAATTGTTGTTGTCTTCTGGAGCAAATTAACTGTTTACAAGACAACAATTTATCTCATATATGAAccaatgaatgaaaaaatagaGCATTCCCGTGCACGAAATAAGAATGTAATGGATTCTAGTGGTGATGAAAATGAATGTGTTGTTGGGACCATCTCTCTTCAAGTAGAATCCATATATAAGCCAACAAATGACATAATGGAGCATTGCCATGCATCAAATAAGAATGCAATTGTTTCCAGCAGTGATGAAAATGCATGTGTTGTCAGGCCGTTCTCTCCTCAAGTGGAATCCATAGATGACTTAAGGTGTGTTTCAAAAAAAGGCTTGATTAAGCGCTTATTGAATAAGTTATTATCATGTGAATACTTTTGTAATGCAAACtcagaaaatatgaaaaatcaagGTTAA
- the LOC114406066 gene encoding TMV resistance protein N-like isoform X1, producing the protein MSSASSYDSDLHDEEMEMDFLRERYEEDNRSYDVFLSFRGEDTRASFTSHLYTALHDAGVFVFKDDETLPRGNKISPWLQLAIEESRVSVVVFSRNYAESRWCLKELEKIMECHRTTGHVVVPVFYDVDPSEVRHQTGHFGTAFRNLENRLLKVEVEGLQRWWETLAEAAGISGLSVVRYCNLRREVGDKICLLAQHWREALREAAGILGDSVSDLGEMDIASKIDYFVERWRDGLCVATRIPWRGMLIAEKLIDLLVKHWRETLCEALCEAVGFSDGADLYYSREIEMVYKIEQLVVNWSTALCEAAGSISGGAHLNSKGGKFANEISLLMKHWREAHCEHSGIPLAFLLNFSVEEEIIRDFKDLMMSWKEALREAAGISRVVVLNYRGKVKIAAKEINILVKHWAEALCEAASISGIVVLNSRNESEAIKTIVENVTRLLDKTELFVADNPVGVEPRVQEMIELIDQKQSNDVLVLGMWGMGGIGKTTIAKAIYNKIGRNFEGKSFLAHIREVWEQDAGQVYLQEQLLFDIEKDTNTKIRDVDSGKVMLKERLRHKRVLLILDDVNNLHQLNVLCGSREWFGSGSRIIITTRDMHILRGRRVDKVFRMKGMNEDESIELFSWHAFKQASPREDFIELSRNVVAYSAGLPLALEVLGSYLFDMEVTEWKNVLEKLKKIPNGEVQEKLKISYDGLTDDTEKGIFLDIACFFIGMDRNDVIHILNGCGLCAENGIRVLVERSLVTVDYKNKLGMHDLLRDMGREIIRSKTPMELEERSRLWVHEDALDVLSKETGTKAIEGLALKLPRTNTKCLSTKAFKEMKKLRLLQLAGVQLVGDFKYLSKDLRWLCWHGFPLACIPTNLYQGSLVSIELENSNVNLLWKEAQVMEKLKILNLSHSHYLTQTPDFSNLPNLEKLLLIDCPRLSEISYTIGHLNKVLLINFQDCISLRKLPRSIYKLKSLKALILSGCLKIDKLEEDLEQMESLTTLIADKTAITRVPFSIVRSKRIGYISLCGYEGFSRDVFPSIIWSWMSPTNSLSSRVQTFLDVSSLVSLDVPNSSSNHLSYISKDLPLLQSLCIECGSELQLSIDAANILDALYATNFEELESTAATSQMHNMNVLTLIECNNQVHNLGSKNFRRSLLIQMGTSCQVTNILKQRILQNMATSDGGGCLLPGDSYPDWLTFNSEGSSVTFEIPQVKGRNLKKMMCHVHYSSPENITSDGLKNLLVINHTKAIIQLYKRNALVSFEDEEWQGVLSKIEPANKVQIVVVFWSKLTVYKTTIYLIYEPMNEKIEHSRARNKNVMDSSGDENECVVGTISLQVESIYKPTNDIMEHCHASNKNAIVSSSDENACVVRPFSPQVESIDDLRCVSKKGLIKRLLNKLLSCEYFCNANSENMKNQG; encoded by the exons ATGTCTTCTGCCTCCAGTTACGACTCTGATCTCCATGATGAGGAGATGGAGATGGACTTTCTGCGTGAACGGTATGAGGAGGACAACAGAAGCTATGATGTGTTTTTAAGTTTCAGAGGGGAAGACACGCGTGCTTCTTTCACTTCACATCTCTATACCGCTCTTCACGACGCGGGAGTCTTTGTTTTCAAGGATGATGAGACACTTCCAAGGGGAAATAAAATTTCACCCTGGCTGCAGTTAGCAATCGAAGAGTCTCGAGTTTCTGTTGTTGTTTTCTCTAGAAACTATGCAGAGTCGCGGTGGTGTTTGAAAGAGTTGGAGAAAATAATGGAGTGTCATAGAACAACAGGGCATGTGGTAGTGCCAGTGTTCTATGACGTAGATCCCTCTGAAGTACGCCATCAAACAGGCCACTTTGGAACAGCATTTCGAAACCTTGAGAACAGACTTTTAAAAGTGGAAGTGGAAGGGCTGCAACGATGGTGGGAGACGCTTGCTGAGGCCGCTGGCATCTCAGGGCTTTCTGTTGTCCGATATTGCAA TCTTAGAAGGGAGGTTGGTGATAAGATATGTCTCCTCGCGCAGCATTGGAGGGAGGCACTTCGTGAGGCTGCTGGCATCTTGGGGGATTCAGTCTCAGATTTGGG AGAAATGGACATTGCTAGTAAAATAGACTACTTTGTGGAGCGTTGGAGGGACGGACTTTGTGTTGCCACTCGCATCCCGTG GAGAGGAATGTTGATTGCTGAAAAGTTAATAGATCTCCTTGTGAAGCATTGGAGGGAAACACTGTGTGAGGCACTTTGTGAGGCTGTTGGTTTCTCAGATGGTGCAGACTTATATTACAG TAGAGAAATTGAGATGGTTTATAAAATAGAACAGCTTGTGGTGAATTGGAGTACGGCACTTTGCGAGGCTGCAGGTAGCATCTCGGGGGGTGCACACCTAAATTCCAA AGGAGGGAAGTTTGCTAATGAGATAAGCCTCCTCATGAAGCATTGGAGGGAGGCACATTGTGAGCATAGTGGCATCCCATTGGCTTTCCTCTTAAATTTCAG TGTTGAAGAGGAGATCATAAGAGATTTTAAGGACTTAATGATGTCTTGGAAGGAAGCACTTCGTGAGGCTGCTGGCATCTCGAGGGTTGTAGTCCTAAATTACAG GGGAAAAGTGAAGATTGCTGCTAAAGAGATAAACATCCTCGTGAAACATTGGGCAGAGGCACTTTGTGAGGCTGCTAGCATCTCAGGGATTGTAGTCCTAAATTCCAG gaaTGAAAGTGAGGCTATCAAAACCATTGTTGAAAACGTTACGCGTTTGTTAGACAAGACAGAGTTGTTCGTTGCTGATAATCCAGTCGGCGTAGAACCACGAGTCCAGGAAATGATTGAACTAATAGACCAAAAACAATCAAATGATGTTCTAGTACTCGGGATGTGGGGGATGGGAGGCATTGGTAAAACGACTATTGCAAAAGCCATTTACAATAAGATTGGCCGCAATTTTGAGGGAAAAAGCTTCCTCGCACATATTAGGGAAGTTTGGGAGCAAGATGCTGGTCAAGTATATCTACAAGAACAACTTCTATTTGATATCGAAAAAGACACAAACACAAAGATACGTGATGTTGATTCAGGAAAAGTTATGTTGAAAGAACGACTTCGCCATAAAAGGGTACTTCTTATACTTGATGATGTAAATAATTTGCATCAATTGAATGTTTTGTGTGGAAGTCGTGAATGGTTTGGTTCAGGGAGTAGAATAATCATCACAACTAGAGATATGCATATACTTAGAGGGAGAAGAGTTGACAAAGTGTTCAGAATGAAAGGGATGAATGAAGATGAATCTATTGAGCTTTTTAGTTGGCATGCATTTAAGCAAGCAAGTCCAAGAGAAGATTTTATTGAACTTTCTAGAAATGTAGTTGCTTATTCTGCGGGATTGCCACTAGCTCTTGAAGTCCTTGGGTCCTATTTGTTTGATATGGAGGTTACAGAGTGGAAGAATGTATTGGAGAAACTCAAGAAAATTCCTAATGGTGAAGtacaagagaaattaaaaataagctaTGATGGTTTAACTGATGATACAGAGAAAGGAATATTCCTTGATATAGCTTGTTTCTTTATAGGAATGGACCGGAATGATGTTATACATATATTAAATGGTTGTgggctttgtgcagaaaatggAATACGTGTCTTGGTAGAAAGAAGCCTTGTAACTGTAGATTATAAGAACAAGCTTGGAATGCATGATTTGCTGCGAGACATGGGAAGAGAAATCATTCGTTCAAAAACACCAATGGAGCTTGAGGAGCGTAGTAGGTTATGGGTTCATGAAGATGCGCTTGATGTATTATCAAAAGAAACT GGAACAAAAGCTATTGAGGGACTGGCTTTGAAGTTACCAAGAACTAATACAAAATGTTTGAGCACTAAAGCTTTTAAGGAGATGAAAAAACTCAGGTTGCTTCAACTTGCTGGTGTACAACTGGTTGGAGATTTCAAGTATCTTTCCAAAGATCTTAGATGGCTTTGTTGGCATGGATTTCCTTTAGCATGCATACCAACAAACCTTTATCAAGGAAGTCTAGTTTCCATTGAGCTAGAAAACAGCAATGTTAATCTTTTGTGGAAAGAAGCCCAg gtAATGGAGAAGCTGAAAATTCTTAATCTCAGTCATTCTCATTATTTAACACAGACTCCAGACTTTTCAAATTTGCCTAATCTTGAAAAGCTATTACTCATAGATTGTCCAAGGTTGTCCGAGATTTCCTATACCATTGGACATCTCAATAAAGTTCTTCTAATAAATTTTCAAGATTGTATTAGCCTTCGTAAGCTTCCAAGAAGTATCTATAAGTTGAAATCTCTTAAAGCACTCATTCTTTCAGGATGTTTAAAGATTGACAAGTTAGAAGAGGATTTGGAACAAATGGAGTCTTTGACAACCCTTATTGCGGATAAGACTGCAATAACAAGAGTGCCATTTTCAATAGTTAGATCAAAAAGAATTGGATATATCTCTTTGTGCGGCTATGAAGGATTCTCACGTGATGTGTTTCCTTCAATCATTTGGTCTTGGATGTCACCCACAAATAGTCTCTCATCCCGCGTTCAAACATTTCTAGATGTGTCATCTCTCGTTTCTTTAGACGTGCCAAATAGTAGTTCCAATCATCTATCATATATTTCTAAGGACCTTCCACTGCTTCAAAGTCTTTGTATAGAGTGTGGCTCAGAACTTCAACTTTCTATAGATGCTGCAAATATTTTGGATGCTTTATATGCCACAAATTTTGAAGAATTGGAATCAACTGCAGCCACATCGCAAATGCATAATATGAATGTTTTAACATTAATTGAATGCAACAATCAAGTACACAACTTAGGATCAAAAAATTTCAGGAGATCACTTTTAATTCAAATGGGAACGAGTTGTCAAGTCACCAATATTCTGAAACAGAGAATTTTACAG AATATGGCTACTAGTGATGGTGGTGGTTGTTTGCTCCCCGGTGATAGCTATCCTGATTGGTTAACCTTCAACAGCGAAGGTTCATCCGTGACTTTTGAAATCCCTCAAGTGAAAGGGCGTAACTTGAAGAAAATGATGTGCCATGTCCATTATTCTTCCCCGGAAAATATAACTTCAGATGGTTTGAAAAATTTGTTGGTGATAAATCACACAAAGGCCATCATTCAACTTTATAAGAGAAATGCATTAGTCTCCTTTGAAGATGAGGAGTGGCAGGGGGTACTATCAAAAATAGAGCCTGCAAACAAAGTGCAAATTGTTGTTGTCTTCTGGAGCAAATTAACTGTTTACAAGACAACAATTTATCTCATATATGAAccaatgaatgaaaaaatagaGCATTCCCGTGCACGAAATAAGAATGTAATGGATTCTAGTGGTGATGAAAATGAATGTGTTGTTGGGACCATCTCTCTTCAAGTAGAATCCATATATAAGCCAACAAATGACATAATGGAGCATTGCCATGCATCAAATAAGAATGCAATTGTTTCCAGCAGTGATGAAAATGCATGTGTTGTCAGGCCGTTCTCTCCTCAAGTGGAATCCATAGATGACTTAAGGTGTGTTTCAAAAAAAGGCTTGATTAAGCGCTTATTGAATAAGTTATTATCATGTGAATACTTTTGTAATGCAAACtcagaaaatatgaaaaatcaagGTTAA